The Motacilla alba alba isolate MOTALB_02 chromosome 14, Motacilla_alba_V1.0_pri, whole genome shotgun sequence genome includes a region encoding these proteins:
- the AP5Z1 gene encoding AP-5 complex subunit zeta-1: protein MFTAAAESFLRQAREIQEEELRRFAARVSALLQGPEAGPEAVDGLQRLHLAVAATKYPRKLDGKFVEQLQTVLCSPKSPEQIQVLCAAILREMSPCSDLILSCDEIQDTKLLSLVSSVLLAQGEVAAVGQRVVQVLERRLPEGQSARFLLPVLANVISLSPESLTEEQTNVVSKKLADWLRYASIQQGMAQPSGGFFSSPRTKQPAPVTEVDGAVATDFFTVLSVAQHYTQDQWLNVQTFSMLRNWLLCYGGKELDTLNPGDKAGGDRSVTATTPAPGTAGQLLPPRERLRDKAFEYCQRLVEQSSRRPLKKDDGDLQKACLIEAVTIMDIICKQDSSYVCRAVSFLKTLHSRICGDATYARALLPIAQFFLNHSKLAAVDSDAIYKHLFTDIPAQLFHNPSLAFEFVQFCKDNSQLFADSSSIFRQSFPNLFKFLAWNSPPLISEFVDLLPFLLDPGTTIEIFHLLLDLPCLTAALDIQLRAAALPASDKAGADPAGKPATCLEAFRHPLYRSMFQYLLRTRSAPEDAPESLVPLRQLLGSLAGSPRVVQCAETVPVLLELFFRVVAEFADGSLINQLVVLLLQRSDQLYEIPVFKEDVYRVLGSQLAVLCRLRPALVVELSTEILEFSGAVSNIQSKEAIFTHMAWAVGEFLSVSHDKRCTVEQITRFFETLEAVFFEITQLRPQASTPSCAPRAISVLMATLTKLAARSQDLIPRVSMFLSKMRTFVQSPAVTSVYCEEDLEEILIRATELMNLLKMPSVAQFVFTPPVASTRFQREVNDSLPSALRMVTQLLEPAAGSMPV from the exons atgTTCACGGCGGCTGCCGAGAGCTTCCTCAGGCAGGCGAG GGAGAtccaggaggaggagctgcGGAGATTCGCCGCCCGCGTGTCcgccctgctgcagggccccGAGGCGGGCCCCGAGGCCGTGgatgggctgcagaggctgcaccTCGCGGTGGCCGCCACCAAGTACCCTCGCAA GCTCGATGGCAAGTTTGTGGAGCAGTTGCAGACAGTGCTGTGCTCACCCAAAAGTCCTGAGCAGATTCAGGTGTTATGTGCTGCCATCCTGAGAGAGATGTCACCTTGCAGCGATCTTATCCTCTCCTGTGATGAGATTCAAGATACAAAGCTCTTGAGCCTGGTATCCTCCGTCCTTCTGGCTCAG GGTGAAGTGGCAGCTGTGGGGCAGCGTGTTGTGCAGGTCCTTGAAAGAAGACTGCCCGAGGGTCAGAGTGCTCGGTTCCTTCTTCCTGTCCTGGCAAATGTCATCAGCCTTTCCCCCGAATCCCTAACAGAAG AACAGACCAATGTTGTCAGTAAAAAGCTGGCTGACTGGCTGAGGTATGCAAGCATTCAGCAAGGAATGGCTCAGCCCTCTGGAGGCTTCTTCTCCAGTCCCAGAACCAAACAG CCTGCTCCTGTCACAGAGGTGGACGGTGCTGTTGCCACAGACTTCTTCACAGTGCTCTCAGTGGCTCAGCACTACACACAGGACCAGTGGCTCAACGTGCAGACTTTCTCCATGCTGAGAAACTGGCTGCTGTGCTATGGGGGCAAGGAGCTGGACACCCTTAATCCAG GTGACaaagcaggaggggacaggTCTGTGACAGCCACGACCCCTGCTCCAGGCACGGCTGGCCAGCTGCTTCCCCCCAGGGAGCGCCTGCGGGACAAAGCCTTCGAGTACTGCCAGCGCCTCGTCGAGCAGAGCAGCCGCC GACCCCTGAAGAAAGATGATGGAGACCTGCAAAAAGCT tgTCTCATTGAGGCAGTGACAATCATGGACATCATCTGCAAACAGGACTCCTCCTACGTGTGCCGTGCTGTCTCCTTCCTGAAAACCCTGCACAGCAGGATCTGTGGGGATGCCACTtatgccagggcactgctgcccaTTGCCCAGTTCTTCCTGAACCACA GCAAACTGGCAGCTGTGGACTCAGATGCCATCTACAAACACCTCTTCACTGAtatcccagctcagctcttccaCAACCCATCACTGGCCTTTGAATTTGTCCAGTTCTGCAAAGACAACAGCCAGCTCTTCGCAGACTCCTCCAGCATATTCAGGCAGAGCTTCCCAAATCTCTTCAAG TTCCTGGCGTGGAACAGCCCACCTCTGATCTCCGAGTTCGTGGACCTTCTCCCCTTTCTGCTGGATCCAGGCACAACCATTGAGATCTTCCATTTGCTGCTTGACCTGCCCTGTttgacagcagctctggacaTCCAGCTGAG ggcagctgctcttcctgcctctgACAAGGCTGGGGCTGACCCAGCTGGGAAACCAGCCACGTGTCTGGAGGCCTTCCGCCATCCCCTCTACAGGAGCATGTTCCAGTATCTCCTCCGCACCAGGTCTGCTCCTGAGGATGCTCCAGAGAG TCTGGTTCCACTTCggcagctgctgggatcccTGGCTGGCAGCCCAAGGGTGGTGCAGTGTGCAGAGACTGTCCCTGTCTTACTGGAGCTCTTTTTCAGGGTGGTGGCAGAG TTTGCAGATGGCTCTCTGATAAACcagctggtggtgctgctgctgcagaggagtgACCAGCTCTATGAGATCCCAGTGTTTAAAGAGGATGTGTACAG GGTGCTGGGCTcacagctggcagtgctctgcaggctgcGCCCTGCGCTCGTGGTGGAGCTGTCCACGGAGATCCTGGAGTTCTCGGGAGCAGTCAGCAACATCCAGAGCAAGGAGGCCATCTTCACCCACAtg GCGTGGGCTGTGGGCGAGTTCCTGTCGGTGTCCCACGACAAGCGCTGCACAGTGGAGCAGATCACGCGGTTCTTCGAGACCCTGGAGGCTGTGTTCTTTGAGATCACCCAGCTCCGGCCACAggccagcacccccagctgtgccccccgTGCCATCAGTGTCCTCATGGCCACCCTGACCAAGCTGGCAGCCCGCAGCCAGGACTTGATCCCCAG AGTGTCCATGTTCCTGTCCAAGATGAGAACATttgtgcagagccctgctgtcacctctgtTTACTGCGAGGAAGACCTTGAGGAGATCCTTATACGTGCAACTGAGCTCATGAACCTGCTGAAAATGCCCAGCGTGGCTCAGTTTGTGTTCACCCCACCCGTGGCCAGCACACGCTTTCAGAGGGAGGTGAATGACTCCCTCCCTTCGGCCCTGAGGATGGTgacccagctcctggagcctgCTGCAGGCTCCATGCCAGTGTGA